One window from the genome of Streptomyces sp. NBC_00287 encodes:
- a CDS encoding polyprenyl synthetase family protein gives MVVGHAETALSTEVFDTELRHFLNHRRGDADAIGESVADAVAELAGYVLRGGKRVRPAFAWLGWLGAGGDADGPAAVPVARACAALELLHASALIHDDIIDASPTRRGHPAAHIAFADRHRARGWSGDPADFGTGTAILVGDLALAWADDMVRGSGLPAGAQARLGPVWSAMRTEVLCGQLLDLTAEASGDEGMASALRIDRYKTASYTVERPLHFGGAIAGADDRLVSAYRAFGVDIGIAFQLRDDLLGVFGDPEVTGKPSGDDLREGKRTVLLAEALRRADRCDPAGAGLLRAKVGTDFDEDELDAIRALLIEVGAVDLVEEDIARRTERALAALRSSDAVEQVRDRLADLAVRATERTW, from the coding sequence GTGGTCGTCGGACACGCCGAGACGGCTCTGAGCACCGAAGTCTTCGACACGGAGCTGCGGCACTTCCTCAACCACCGCCGCGGCGACGCCGACGCGATCGGGGAAAGCGTCGCCGACGCGGTCGCGGAACTGGCGGGCTATGTGCTGCGCGGCGGCAAGCGGGTACGACCGGCCTTCGCCTGGCTGGGCTGGCTGGGCGCCGGGGGCGACGCGGACGGGCCGGCCGCGGTGCCGGTCGCCCGCGCCTGCGCGGCCCTGGAGCTGCTGCACGCCTCCGCGCTGATCCACGACGACATCATCGACGCCTCCCCGACCCGCCGCGGCCACCCCGCGGCCCACATCGCCTTCGCCGACCGGCACCGGGCGCGGGGCTGGTCCGGCGACCCGGCGGACTTCGGCACCGGCACCGCGATCCTGGTCGGGGACCTCGCCCTGGCCTGGGCCGACGACATGGTGCGCGGCTCCGGACTGCCGGCGGGGGCCCAGGCCCGCCTCGGGCCCGTCTGGTCCGCGATGCGCACCGAAGTCCTGTGCGGGCAGCTGCTCGACCTCACCGCCGAGGCGAGCGGAGACGAGGGCATGGCGTCGGCGCTGCGCATCGACCGGTACAAGACGGCCTCGTACACGGTGGAACGGCCGCTGCACTTCGGCGGCGCCATCGCCGGCGCGGATGACCGTCTGGTCTCCGCCTACCGCGCCTTCGGCGTCGACATCGGCATCGCCTTCCAACTCCGCGACGACCTGCTGGGCGTCTTCGGCGACCCCGAGGTGACCGGCAAACCCTCCGGCGACGATCTGCGCGAGGGCAAGCGGACGGTGCTGCTCGCGGAGGCGCTGCGGCGCGCGGACCGGTGCGATCCGGCCGGGGCCGGACTCCTGCGCGCGAAGGTCGGCACCGACTTCGACGAGGACGAACTCGACGCGATCCGCGCCCTGTTGATCGAGGTGGGCGCGGTGGACCTCGTCGAGGAGGACATCGCCCGCCGCACCGAACGGGCGCTTGCCGCACTGAGGTCGAGCGACGCCGTCGAGCAGGTGCGGGACCGGCTGGCCGACCTGGCCGTCCGGGCGACCGAGCGAACCTGGTGA
- a CDS encoding putative quinol monooxygenase — protein sequence MSETTIRANDNLVTVINVFEVEPGKQDELVALLGEGLDKFFRHRPGFVSAHILAAKDGGRVVNYAQWTGPDAVQATLADPVAQEYAQRAAGLGKPAPGMYSVVSVTAAD from the coding sequence ATGAGTGAAACCACAATTCGCGCGAACGACAATCTCGTCACCGTGATCAACGTCTTCGAAGTGGAGCCGGGGAAGCAGGACGAACTCGTCGCCCTGCTGGGCGAGGGCCTCGACAAGTTCTTCCGGCACCGCCCCGGCTTTGTGTCGGCGCACATCCTCGCCGCCAAGGACGGCGGCCGGGTCGTGAACTACGCCCAGTGGACCGGCCCCGACGCCGTCCAGGCCACGCTCGCCGACCCGGTCGCCCAGGAATACGCCCAGCGCGCGGCCGGCCTCGGCAAGCCCGCGCCGGGAATGTACTCGGTGGTCTCGGTGACCGCCGCCGACTGA
- the mvk gene encoding mevalonate kinase — MILLGEHSVVYGAPALALPIPELTVTASAAQSSHPSAEPGDVTFTMAGQSGPVAMEASEGLRRLVAEFKETTGRTGSPHIDVLIDCAIPTGRGLGSSAACAQAVVLALADLVGVSLDSGTVFDLVQIAENVTHGRASGIDTLATGSPFPVLLSGGFAREPRIGFDGAVVVADSGVAGRTKDGVEMLRRAFERDPETRADFVGRATELTTAAVRDLAAGRAEAFGGRLTDCHALLAGAGLSTDRIDGLVEAALSAGALGAKISGGGLGGCMIALAGSAERARETERRLGAAGAVRTWVVPIERFSGHAR, encoded by the coding sequence GTGATTCTGCTGGGGGAGCACTCGGTCGTCTACGGCGCCCCGGCGCTCGCGCTTCCCATCCCGGAACTGACGGTCACGGCGAGCGCCGCGCAGTCCTCGCACCCCTCCGCCGAGCCGGGCGACGTCACCTTCACGATGGCGGGGCAGTCCGGACCGGTCGCGATGGAGGCGTCCGAGGGACTGCGGCGTCTGGTCGCGGAGTTCAAGGAGACGACCGGCCGCACCGGCAGCCCGCACATCGACGTGCTCATCGACTGCGCCATCCCCACCGGCCGGGGGCTCGGCTCCAGCGCGGCATGCGCCCAGGCCGTCGTCCTGGCGCTGGCCGACCTCGTCGGGGTCAGCCTCGACTCCGGGACCGTCTTCGATCTCGTACAGATCGCGGAGAACGTCACCCACGGCAGGGCGAGCGGCATCGACACGCTCGCCACCGGCTCGCCGTTCCCCGTCCTGCTGTCCGGCGGTTTCGCCCGGGAACCGCGGATCGGGTTCGACGGTGCCGTCGTCGTCGCGGACAGCGGCGTCGCCGGCCGGACGAAGGACGGCGTCGAAATGCTGCGGCGCGCCTTCGAACGCGATCCGGAGACGCGAGCGGACTTCGTCGGCCGGGCCACGGAACTGACCACGGCCGCCGTACGCGACCTCGCCGCGGGGCGCGCCGAGGCCTTCGGCGGGCGGCTGACGGACTGTCACGCCCTGCTCGCCGGGGCGGGACTGAGCACGGACCGGATCGACGGCCTGGTGGAGGCGGCCCTCTCGGCGGGTGCCCTCGGCGCCAAGATCAGCGGTGGTGGTCTGGGCGGCTGCATGATCGCCCTGGCCGGATCGGCGGAACGGGCGCGGGAGACCGAGCGGCGGCTCGGCGCGGCCGGGGCGGTACGGACCTGGGTCGTGCCGATCGAGAGGTTCAGCGGACATGCCCGTTGA
- a CDS encoding UbiA family prenyltransferase, with protein sequence MSSTSATTLGARLTEVFTDSRGVPPEPAPLGTRLKYALVIRRIEFLPIHIVIGLVPTVLGAHTWGEFASVNAIVAFLFCVTHMEMADMLNALADRELDATYKSRQPRAIYGLGVRKVIAHIAVTTFLYFAASVFLAARTGHWDLIAIAFAGWLIGVQYSLPPLHLKSAGLWQLPTLQFGCVFIPGLFALRSFEHGLEWGSVLIVIGLSLTLTGTFVTNHAEDYLEDQQFGIRTYVLALGINKAMRVQSTMLALGALLVLGGAWLEFGFTWGLILYLVVWLVSQRFMWMITRGTSGSFDSALDTVRKHALSLPYHGVVLGFTNVALALFVLGER encoded by the coding sequence ATGTCCAGCACCAGCGCCACCACCCTGGGTGCGAGACTCACCGAGGTCTTCACCGACTCCCGTGGCGTACCCCCCGAGCCTGCCCCGCTGGGCACGCGCCTGAAGTACGCCCTCGTCATACGCCGTATCGAGTTCCTGCCGATCCACATCGTCATCGGCCTCGTACCGACCGTGCTGGGCGCCCACACCTGGGGCGAATTCGCGTCGGTCAACGCGATCGTGGCCTTCCTGTTCTGTGTCACGCACATGGAAATGGCCGACATGCTCAACGCCCTCGCCGACCGCGAGCTGGACGCCACCTACAAGTCCCGGCAACCACGGGCCATCTACGGCCTCGGCGTACGCAAGGTCATCGCGCACATCGCCGTCACGACCTTCCTGTACTTCGCCGCGTCCGTCTTCCTCGCCGCCCGCACCGGGCACTGGGACCTGATCGCCATCGCGTTCGCCGGCTGGCTGATCGGCGTCCAGTACTCGCTGCCGCCGCTGCACCTCAAGAGCGCCGGCCTGTGGCAGCTGCCCACCTTGCAGTTCGGGTGCGTGTTCATCCCCGGTCTGTTCGCGCTGCGCTCCTTCGAGCACGGTCTCGAATGGGGCAGCGTGCTGATCGTCATCGGCCTCTCGCTCACGCTGACCGGGACGTTCGTCACCAACCACGCCGAGGACTACCTGGAGGACCAGCAGTTCGGCATCCGCACCTACGTCCTCGCCCTCGGCATCAACAAGGCGATGCGGGTGCAGTCCACGATGCTCGCCCTCGGCGCGCTGCTGGTGCTCGGCGGGGCCTGGCTGGAGTTCGGCTTCACCTGGGGGCTGATCCTCTACCTCGTGGTCTGGCTGGTGAGCCAGCGGTTCATGTGGATGATCACGCGGGGCACCAGTGGGTCCTTCGACTCCGCGCTCGACACGGTCCGCAAGCACGCCCTCTCCCTGCCGTACCACGGCGTGGTGCTGGGCTTCACCAACGTGGCACTCGCGCTGTTCGTCCTCGGGGAGCGCTGA
- a CDS encoding FAD-dependent monooxygenase: protein MTKAAPSGIVIAGAGIGGLTAALALHARGLTATVLESASEIQPLGVGINIQPAAVAELIGLGLGDALAATGIPTREHRYLNQRGATLWAEPRGLPAGHPAPQYSIHRGELQLLLLAAVHERLGPDAIRTGAEVRGFEPARDRVDVHLRTPSGEATTTEAGVLIGADGLHSVARAQLHPAEPPLRTTSVRMWRGLTELPEFIDGRTMIIAADERASRIVAYPCSRPHAERGTVLLNWVCLASEPGSDGAFGVGPGRLEDLLPHFADWEFDWLDIRATLAASPRILHYPMVDRDPLPSWGEHRVTLLGDAAHPMYPIGANGASQAVIDGVALAAELAEGDDPVAALRRYEDARRPVTTAIVQAGRKMDRSERALADRLDGDVSTELRSITDDYQASVERR, encoded by the coding sequence ATGACCAAGGCAGCCCCGTCCGGCATCGTGATTGCCGGCGCCGGCATCGGAGGGCTCACCGCCGCCCTGGCCCTGCACGCCCGCGGACTGACCGCCACCGTCCTGGAGAGCGCGTCGGAGATCCAGCCGCTCGGAGTCGGGATCAACATCCAGCCCGCAGCGGTGGCCGAGCTCATCGGGCTCGGCCTCGGTGACGCCCTCGCGGCCACCGGCATCCCCACCCGCGAGCACCGCTACCTCAACCAGCGCGGCGCCACCCTGTGGGCCGAGCCCAGGGGCCTGCCGGCCGGTCATCCGGCACCTCAGTACTCCATCCACCGCGGCGAGTTGCAACTCCTGCTGCTCGCCGCCGTACACGAGCGCCTCGGCCCGGACGCCATCCGCACCGGGGCCGAGGTGCGAGGGTTCGAGCCCGCCCGCGACCGGGTGGACGTGCACCTGCGCACACCGTCCGGTGAAGCGACGACGACCGAGGCCGGCGTGCTGATCGGTGCGGACGGACTGCACTCGGTGGCACGGGCCCAACTACATCCCGCCGAACCGCCGTTGCGCACGACCTCGGTACGGATGTGGCGCGGGCTGACCGAGCTGCCCGAGTTCATCGACGGACGCACGATGATCATCGCCGCCGACGAGCGGGCCTCCCGGATCGTGGCCTACCCCTGCTCCCGCCCGCACGCCGAGCGTGGCACGGTGCTGCTCAACTGGGTGTGCCTGGCGTCCGAACCCGGCAGCGACGGCGCCTTCGGTGTCGGCCCCGGGAGGTTGGAGGACCTGCTGCCGCACTTCGCGGACTGGGAGTTCGACTGGCTGGACATCCGCGCCACGCTCGCGGCGAGCCCGCGGATCCTGCACTACCCGATGGTGGACCGCGATCCGCTGCCCTCCTGGGGCGAGCACCGGGTCACCCTGCTCGGCGACGCCGCGCACCCGATGTACCCGATCGGCGCGAACGGCGCGAGCCAGGCCGTCATCGACGGCGTCGCCCTGGCCGCCGAACTCGCCGAGGGCGACGACCCGGTGGCCGCGCTGCGCCGGTACGAGGACGCGCGCCGGCCGGTCACCACCGCGATCGTGCAGGCCGGCCGGAAGATGGACCGCTCCGAACGCGCCCTCGCCGACCGCCTGGACGGCGATGTGTCCACCGAACTGCGCTCCATCACCGACGACTACCAGGCCTCCGTCGAACGGCGCTAG